The following are encoded together in the Hemicordylus capensis ecotype Gifberg chromosome 4, rHemCap1.1.pri, whole genome shotgun sequence genome:
- the LOC128322158 gene encoding protocadherin alpha-8-like, whose product MVAWENDFVAKRLLQLILLHTAWEVGTSQLHYSVPEESQHGTFVGRIAQDLGLEVSELVPRLFRMVSKGPEDYFEKIKPIFPYRDTVKF is encoded by the exons ATGGTTGCCTGGGAGAATGATTTTGTGGCAAAGCGGCTGCTGCAGCTGATTCTGCTCCACACAGCCTGGGAGGTGGGGACCAGCCAGCTCCATTATTCTGTGCCTGAGGAATCCCAGCATGGCACTTTTGTGGGCCGCATCGCCCAggatctggggctggaggtgagtGAGCTGGTGCCTCGGCTCTTCCGGATGGTTTCCAAAGGACCCGAGGACTATTTTGAG AAGATAAAGCCAATCTTCCCTTATCGGGACACTGTAAAATTCTGA